The nucleotide sequence GACGACCAGATGCTGGTTCGGGTCGGCGGCGAGGCGCTCGTAGGCCGCGGCGTACGGGGTCAGGTCGTCGGGGGACTCCCGCTGTGCGCCGAGCGGGTCGTCGGCGAGCATGGCGACGATGGCCGGGATGTCGCCGGGGGTCGCGGGTCGTATGTCGAGATCGCTCATGATCCTCAGCCTAAGACGAGCGCCGTCGGCTTCGGTGAGGCGGATCGGGTGGGGTGGATCGCCGCGCTTATCCCGTGGCCAGGTTCAGGACCACGAACAGCCGGCTCCGGTCGCCCGGCAGGTCCGCGACACCGTAGGTCATGGCGGTACAGCCTTTGACGCTCTCCAGGCCACGCTCGTTGAGCCAGCCCAGCAGTTCCTGGTGACGGGCGTCGACGTCCAGACGGAGCGAGCGGCCCGTACCGTCGGCGAGCGCGGCGACGAGCGCCTTCGCTGTTTCGGTGTCCGGGGCGATCAGCGGGCCGATGACATCCGTGGCCGAGGTGGGCCAGCGGGCCGCGTATCCGGTGATCCTGGGGCCGTCGAACGCCACCTGGAGCTGGTCGGCGAAGGCGGGCAGCCGGGTGACGAGATGGGTCCGGTCGGCGCCGAACACCTCGGTGTCCAGCCGGACGAGCGCCGGCAGGTCGGCGCCGGTGGCCCGGCGGGTCCGTACGGGCTGGACCTGTCCGGTCGCCTCAGGGGACTGCCACTGGCCCCGCAGCGTCTCCGTGCGGCCGACAGTGGTGAAGCCAAGCTTCTCGTAGAGCGGCAGACCGAGACTGGTGGCGTACAGGGAGAGCGGGGTCCCGTCGGCCGCTTCCCGTACGTGCGCCATCAGCCGCTGTGCCAGCCCCTGACGCGCGTGCTGTTCGGCGACGAGCAGCAGGCCGATCGCGGCGAGATCCGGTCCGTAGGACGTCAGCACGCAGCAGGCTGCGAGGCCCTTGCCATCGGGATCGTCGATGCCGTATCCCGTCCCCGCAGCGAGCAGGAGCCCCCATTTGCGTTCCTCGCGCGGCCACCCCCGGTTCTCGGCGAGATCGGCACATGACAGGAGAT is from Streptomyces sp. NBC_00370 and encodes:
- a CDS encoding GNAT family N-acetyltransferase, encoding MSTPLSALPIRPLTMGDLLSCADLAENRGWPREERKWGLLLAAGTGYGIDDPDGKGLAACCVLTSYGPDLAAIGLLLVAEQHARQGLAQRLMAHVREAADGTPLSLYATSLGLPLYEKLGFTTVGRTETLRGQWQSPEATGQVQPVRTRRATGADLPALVRLDTEVFGADRTHLVTRLPAFADQLQVAFDGPRITGYAARWPTSATDVIGPLIAPDTETAKALVAALADGTGRSLRLDVDARHQELLGWLNERGLESVKGCTAMTYGVADLPGDRSRLFVVLNLATG